In Apis mellifera strain DH4 linkage group LG10, Amel_HAv3.1, whole genome shotgun sequence, the genomic window AAGATTCGAAGGGCCTGCACGATGGTTTAGGTGGAGCTCGTGTTGGTGGATAGATTGCGCCAACCTATTTCACTATCATCCGCGATTTGcgcgaaattaataaatggcgAGCGACGGCGCCACATCAAGATACAACCAAACGCCACgtctcatttaattataaattcaattaggTCGAAGTTGATTGACATGTCCACACACGTCGCGCACCATCGAGACTCGATCTATCATCTTGCACAATtcggagaagaaggagaaaatttaaaagatgaaaaaaaatccatgTCGTCGACATATTTGCAAGAAAATATGCGTGTACGCATATATCTTCGTATTAGCCCGTATTATTCATTCgagattttattgtaaataagacGAGAACAATTCTATTAATCGATTTGTATGATTAACGTGACactaatttcaattatcgatacatggaaaaaggaaatattaagattgataaaagaattctatttcatttattatgtctatatatataataatccataatgaatagaatataataacatgTTACATGTAGTAAATTTATGAAGTTTTTAGACACTtcttagtttcttttttatatatcattcttcAACAATTCTTCTTCGACTGTTTCAACGAcaataaacaagaaataaattatcaaagaagatgaaagaatttagattatatagCTATAACTTGATCGTTATGTGATGTATACATAGAGACGATTTCTCACCTAACACGATGGGATCCATCAGGAAGAGCAGCCTTGCATCCGTCGGCTACATGCAACGCGGTTCCTCCAGTTCTTCTGCAAACTTTACTCCGTTCGATacaactttttctttattttacttagcctatataaattaatttcttgatttaCTCGTTGtctttcgatttatcgatcttagaaatatcttttcaatgtttatcGAATAACCTTATCTGCACTCTGTTCACCATACACCACCGTGTTCTTTCAATTACTAGCATCTCTTTTCGTTTCACATTTTTGATTGTACATACATGTAACGTAACATTCCGCCatacattttataagatttttcgaTACTGGGCATACGTATCgagtgaaaaatgaaatattaattcaattggaGAAACATCAATAAATCACTAAAGCACAGCTGCAGCGAGCGGAAAAATAATCGACCATCCACAGTGATTCATTCATGCGAAAAAGGCGCGTGAGCCAGGTAAAAGATGGAGAACACTAGAAGATCGAATGGTAGCGAGCATGAAGAACTTAAACGTTCCTCGCCGCCTTCCTTCGTCGTCCTTCATTCACGCGCACTGAAGAGAGACACTGAAGGCGTTCTCGCGGCTGTCGAGGGAAAAACGCGACAATTTAGCGCAACAGTAAATAATCTGGTGCAACGGCGTGCAGGGTACCGTGTCCGTATCCACTCACgttctataaaaaaagaaatgagaaaggaaaaaggaaacgtaGACCtgaacaagaaagaaaaagaaagaatgagtCGCAGCTAGACGAGACGAAAAAAGAAGCACGGACACGGTCAATGGTGCGCGGCTCGCCCTTCGCTGCCTCACTGACTGGGGCGACAGATTTACCAGAGCAGAAATAAGAAATCTCCTCTCCGACTAGTAGCGTAGCCTTTAGAACTTGGACCCCCGTCTGCTTCATGTATATGTTGTCTTACTGTATGTGCATATATTACACACacgaattaatatagaatGCGTATCTCATGGTCGAATGCGTGTGCGTGAAAAGACGCACCCACCTACTACTTGTTTAAGCAAACATGATCGTGCATACACTCGTTGCAACGAGAGTGAATAGGAAAGAAGTGAAGATTATAGACGAATAAGCAAGACAGAAGGCAGAGAAACGTTTGAATCTgagaaaagaagattaaaagagGATAGAtagtaaaaatgaaagagaaatatataagaagacgtgaaaagaaaagggatgAAAGATGAGAGGGCTGCAAGTGGTCGGTCGACCAATCGGTGGCCGCTCACACTAAAGCTTCGCGCATACTTCTGCGCATCCGTGTGATCGAATATCGAGTACTTTCGTGTAGTTACGCTCTTTTACTGTTGTGTATGTGCGAGTACCCTGGTGCGCACGCTCGACCAAACACGGTCAACAATCACGATGGAACTAGGAGGGAAAGTTAGCCACGCTTAAGAGGCGGAGTCACATTCACACGGACCATTGGCGAAAGCAGTGCACCGTGAGCAAGTCTGGTTTACGCCTCTTCATTGTATACTTTTGTGTCAAgcgtttattatcttattctattttccaCGTATAGACTCGGCATACTTATTTACATACGCATAGTCTTTTGACCATATTATATTCCTTTCTACTCATGAATTATAGAATCTTGTTTTATTAGATGTATTGTCAATTGAATCGTAATGATGAGaccaaaattaaaatgtagtcttaaaaatatataataactttatttattatgtatcatGAAATGTTTCtacattaaaattgtaattttcgtTATCTATGCGTCAAATGATattagaagatataaaaaaatatcaaaaaaaataatttggtaaaataaattctaattcaaaAATCTCTGTGAGTAATATTTACTCTTCTACTTTATATTGTAGTGACATCTATACTTGGTTTAATGAAACATGTTCTTCTATATCGAAAGTTACGATATATCGATTGTATATATGTTCTTTAAAGTATGAAAATTTGGTTGGCTTTAGTCCTAAGGGAATCAATCGAAGTGGAGGGTTTGTTTGAggttaagtttaaaaaaaaaaattaaaatcaaatgtatttaaatatcttatatttataatataattcattaataaatataaggtactaaattattttgataaaaaaataataatgtaataatataatattataaatatcgagaTTAATAAGATACATGTTCTTGTAAAACATTTAAACATAatctaaacattaaaaaaaatagtgaaattcttaagttcattttatatattattgatataattattttgagtaaaaaaaatgtattaataaaatgcatgaaaattcatattttgcaatacaaatataatttgaataaactgaaaagtaatgtttatttttctttgacatTATATATgtcactttttaataataatgattttagataattttatataacttctaataaatatattagaagagaattatatattaagaagaaagatatttctctaatttatatacataatggaTGATGTATATAGACTTTATAATAAGACTGCATCACCAAAAGtggatataaaagaatattttgataattataaaaaactagtagctgattattttatatccatgaaaaaagataaagataattttatgtcAATGATGGGAGTTGAACTTgcagaagaagaattatccatgttaacaaattattgcaggttttttatcatttttaaattttaatttttttaaatcattctataataacattaaaaatttatttttagcattGATAATTTAACAGTGGAAGGAGAAGCTCCAAAATTAGccaatattagaaaaatgaggaaaaaagatatatttgatgCTCAAGAACCAGAAGATGTAGACTTACAAACAATTCAAAAACTAAGACAAAGATTAAAACAACAAACTAAACGACTTCAATATAAATACCAAAGTGAATTATTCATAgtaagtatttaatttaaaatgaaaagaatatatttcatatgtaatttttatttttcagaatcatACCAAAAAGGAAGGAACATATGAAACATGCGCTGTTCCTGGCCAGGATATTCTTGTTTTTGTTAGAGTTTATCATCCTTTTGCACAAAAAGCAAGAAATGCACCAAGAAAAGAATGTGGATCGTTACGTCGACTAAATAATGTTATAGCTGTTTTAGGATCCCAAACACTTGCTCAATTAAGAGATAAAATATCTTGCATTGCTGATTACAGTATTTCTAAAGAATGTAGTGAGAATTTGGACAATGCAGTAGGACCTATGGCAAAAGTaacttattttgtttaattacattatacaatgtttaatacattaattgtttctatatatttatattaatttaaaatacttt contains:
- the LOC726244 gene encoding snRNA-activating protein complex subunit 3, which codes for MDDVYRLYNKTASPKVDIKEYFDNYKKLVADYFISMKKDKDNFMSMMGVELAEEELSMLTNYCSIDNLTVEGEAPKLANIRKMRKKDIFDAQEPEDVDLQTIQKLRQRLKQQTKRLQYKYQSELFINHTKKEGTYETCAVPGQDILVFVRVYHPFAQKARNAPRKECGSLRRLNNVIAVLGSQTLAQLRDKISCIADYSISKECSENLDNAVGPMAKEYYKSGFFFIEDTFYNDMRCSTNIDYSAVIIDWAQRRPRLGPFKVATMEDCRIDSLCLRFGFPWLYKHQGGCEHLIVFSDARLINCNDELAISAYPQIVRLRPMSSKFCMICGVYNAQWITMKHERIPHNPCYFCDSCFKSYNYIDGKKVGNFEAYAYPRNIEAVKGKIDI